The following is a genomic window from Acidimicrobiia bacterium.
CCTGGGGACCACGATCATACAGATCCCCCGACTCAACCGTTGTACCCTCCGGAGGGGACAGAAAATCCTCAGAGAGAACCGAATCTGTCGAACGGCCAAAGGCGAACAAAGGCCTTGCCGACGATGTGCTCCATTGAGATCGCGCCGAACTTCCTGCTGTCCTGGCTGGAGCTCCGATTGTCCCCCATGACGAACACCATCTCGTCGGGAATCGTCTGAGGACCGAAGTCCTGCATCACGATCCCGGGTGAAAGGTACGGCTCGTCTATCGGGTTCCCATCGATGAACACGGTGTTTTCCCGGATCTCGATCGACTCCCCCGGGAGGGCCATGATCCGCTTGATGAGATCGTCCGGAACGAGTGCCGTCTGGATGCCGAGTGACTCCTTGACCGCCCGCCAAGATGCAGCAATGAAAGTCTGATCATCTGTGACCGACGCGAACGGAGAATCGAAGACGACGACGTCGCCGCGCTCGGGTTCACCGAACACGTAGCTCAGCTTGTTGACCATGACCCGATCGTCGATCTCGAGTGTCGGAATCATGGAGCCCGATGGGATGAAGAACGCCTGAACGAAGAAGGTCTTGATGACGACGGCGACCACGAGCGCCACCAGAATGAGGACGGGCAGCTCGATGAGAAACGAAACGAGTCCGCCGCCCTTCTTGACGTGTTTCCTCCGCCCGGGGCGAGCTGCCGACTGTTCGGGAATTTGGCGAGAAGGGGCGTCCGGCACATCGAAATACGGATCAGCATCGAAGGCGTTGGGCTCGGGTCTCGAAGCGGGATCATCACCGGACATCGGACGCGAATCCTCAGCCAAGGCAAACCCCACTATCCGGCGTGCACCGGAGCGCGGTCACTAACGCTGCTCTTTGATGCGGGCGGCCTTGCCGACCCGATCACGCAAGTAGTACAACTTGGCCCGGCGAACATCGCCACGGCGCATGACCTCGATGTTCTGGATGATCGGTGCATGCACGGGGAAAACGCGCTCAACGCCGACACCGAAGCTCATCTTTCGAACGGTGAAGGTGCTCCGGAGGCCGCCGCCGTCGCGGGCGATCACGACACCTTCGAATGCCTGCACGCGCTCACGTCCACCCTCGACCACGCGGACGTTCACCCGAACCGTATCGCCGGCTTTGAAGTCGGGGATGTTGTCACGCAGGTACGCGCTCTCAATGTGGTCAAGCTTGTTCATGGGAAACTCCTTGGGACGCGACGGACGACCGCCCGGCGGCATCGCATTGTATACCGTCGCCAAGGTTGACGCCAAGATCGCCTAATCGAGGAGATCGGGCCGACGCAGGCGAGTCCGCTCGAGCCGTTGCGCTAGTCGCCACTCCTCGATTCGAGCGTGGTCACCGGACAACAACACCTCGGGCACAGTCCATCCCCGGAACTCGGCGGGTCGGGTGTAGTGCGGTTCCGCCAGAAGCGCCCCTCTGAACGACTCACCGGCGATCGATTGGGCGTTGCCCAAGACCCCAGGAAGCAGGCGGGCGACACCTTCAATGATGGTGAGAGCGGCAGCCTCCCCGCCCGGAAGCACGAAGTCCCCAACGGACACCTCCTCATCGATGAGATGATCGGAGACGCGCTGGTCGACGCCCTCGTAGCGGCCGCATACGAGGGTGAGATGGTCGAGTTCGGCGAACCGATCGAGGATGGACTGGTCGAGAGGTCGCCCCGCCGGTGACATGAGCACCCGGGTCGTGCCGGCGAGTGGGTCCAATGCCTTCGCTAGAGGCTCGATCATCATCACCATCCCGGCACCCCCGCCGTAGGGAGCGTCGTCGACCTGGCGGTGCACATTCGTCGTGTAATCCCGCAAGTCAACGGTCTGCACGTCGAGATTCCCTGCCTCGATCGCCCGCCCGACGATCCCGACACCGAGCGGGCTCGAGAAATATTCAGGGAATATGGTTATGACTGTGATCTTCACGACCGAAGAAAGCTAGTACGAATGAGCAGATGCGGTAAGCTCGCAGACCAGCCGCCCGGAGGGACAAGACCGTGTCCGACACAACAGACTCAGGTGCAGACCCCTGGGGTTTGCCTGAAGAATCATCGATCCCCGTTACCGATTCAGACGACGCGAAAGAAGATGCCGACCTCCTCGCGCCGGAAGCCGTTGCGGCACCAGACGAGCCTTCAAACGCTCCTGCCTCGCCGATCTTTGATGTTGAGTTCGAGCCGGCCGGGTCATCGGACGGAGAAGAGGCGGTAGAACCAGACGCTCCTTCACCCGCGCCGTCTCCGCCGGAATCGCGCGGTCCACTCTCTCAAGTTCTGGCCGCCTCAGGACTCTTCGGAGGAACCCCCGTTCCCCACTCTGTGGAGCCCGCTGAGGAGGAGGAAGAGCCACAAAGCCTGGAAGACACCGCCGGCGAGGAGAGCGATTCCGACGGCAGCATCGATGTGGCGGCACTCGAACTCGCGGAAGTCGAGGTAGAACCTCCGGACCTATCGGCTCCCGCGGTCGGTTCAATCGTCGGTATCGGTGCAACGGACGCCGATCTTCCCTCAGAACCCCCACCCTGGATGGTCTCCCAGCCACCTGCCGTTGACCCGGATGAAGCAAGCCGGCTTGCCGACTTCACGCAGCCGGCCTTCAGCGAGGAGTCCGTTGACCTGGAAGCCGCCGCCGCGCTCGATGAAGCCGCCGCCGCGTTCGCGGAAATCTCATTTGTCGATGATGCGGCCCAGAGCATTGAGGTGCCTGATTTCGACGAGAGCGCCGAAAACGAGACGGCGATCGACGAGACACAGACGGCCGAGGCCGATCTCGAATCGCTGGTCGCCGAGCTGGCCGTTTCCGACCCCGGTAGCGATGAAGAGATACCGCTCGACGACGTGGTCCCGGATATCACCATCGACCCCGCCGACACCCCGAGCGTCTATCGCGAACTGGAGGCCCTGACTGAGATCGAGCCGGCCGCACCTGCCGTGACACCCGAGGAGGCCCCCATTGACGAGGTTGTCGAGACCAGCGGAGTCGGCATTGAGAAAGACCCTTCGAGCACCGACCAACTTGCCGACGCGGTGGGCGAGGCGGGCGAGGCGGTAACCACCGATTCGGAATGGGCCGTCTTCGAATACGCCGACGAACCATCGGAGCCGGATGCGCCCGTCTTCGGCGTCACATTCGGCAAAGACCTCCCGAAATCCGCCCCTGAGGATGTCGAAGACCTTGACGCCGTCGATCTCGTCGAGGACGAGATCGAGGCTCTCACCGACATTGCTGAAGCCGAACCGGATGAACTCGTACTGGAAGCGGACCGCGTCGATTTCGACTCGACTGAAGCCGATGTGCTCGCCACGTCGGAGCCTGCTGCAGTCGAAGAACCGGCAATCAAACCGTTTGCCGCAGCCGCACCGGCCCTCGAATCACCCGCCATACCGTCTCCGGAGGAGCCGTTCGCCGAATCGACCGCACAATCTGTCGTGAGCGAAACGGCTCCGATCGAATGGGGATCGCGCTGGCAGGAGTCGGCTCAGGGATGGGTCGAAGACGAACAGGGCCGCAGCACCTGGCGACCGATCGTCACCACCAGTCCAATCCTGTCGGAGTGGCAGATCGACACCTACCTGGGTGTCGTGGCGGCCGACGTTGTGCTCGGGTCCGGTCCTATCGAAGTCGAGATGCCCTCAGGACGAACGGCGACAATACGCGCACTCGTCGACGAAGCCATGGCGCGCGGCGCACACGCGATCGTTGGAGTCTCGACCACAATGGCTTCACTGGGAGGTTCGACGGTGCTCACCGCAACCGGCACGGCGGTAACACTGAAAGCCCAGGACTAGCCGGCAGATCCGGGCGTCAGCCCACCACGGACTTCCACAGCACGAACAGACCGACGAAGAACATCGGGATCCCGACGACGGCGCCGAAAACCGACAGGCTGATCAATACACCGAGCGCCATCAGCGCCACTGCGATCATCGCCAGGGCCAACCGGAAGGCGACGCCGACCAGACCTCCGACGAAGCGCAACGGCCAGGTGA
Proteins encoded in this region:
- the lepB gene encoding signal peptidase I — its product is MSGDDPASRPEPNAFDADPYFDVPDAPSRQIPEQSAARPGRRKHVKKGGGLVSFLIELPVLILVALVVAVVIKTFFVQAFFIPSGSMIPTLEIDDRVMVNKLSYVFGEPERGDVVVFDSPFASVTDDQTFIAASWRAVKESLGIQTALVPDDLIKRIMALPGESIEIRENTVFIDGNPIDEPYLSPGIVMQDFGPQTIPDEMVFVMGDNRSSSQDSRKFGAISMEHIVGKAFVRLWPFDRFGSL
- the rplS gene encoding 50S ribosomal protein L19; translated protein: MNKLDHIESAYLRDNIPDFKAGDTVRVNVRVVEGGRERVQAFEGVVIARDGGGLRSTFTVRKMSFGVGVERVFPVHAPIIQNIEVMRRGDVRRAKLYYLRDRVGKAARIKEQR
- the trmD gene encoding tRNA (guanosine(37)-N1)-methyltransferase TrmD; protein product: MKITVITIFPEYFSSPLGVGIVGRAIEAGNLDVQTVDLRDYTTNVHRQVDDAPYGGGAGMVMMIEPLAKALDPLAGTTRVLMSPAGRPLDQSILDRFAELDHLTLVCGRYEGVDQRVSDHLIDEEVSVGDFVLPGGEAAALTIIEGVARLLPGVLGNAQSIAGESFRGALLAEPHYTRPAEFRGWTVPEVLLSGDHARIEEWRLAQRLERTRLRRPDLLD
- a CDS encoding heavy metal-binding domain-containing protein is translated as MSDTTDSGADPWGLPEESSIPVTDSDDAKEDADLLAPEAVAAPDEPSNAPASPIFDVEFEPAGSSDGEEAVEPDAPSPAPSPPESRGPLSQVLAASGLFGGTPVPHSVEPAEEEEEPQSLEDTAGEESDSDGSIDVAALELAEVEVEPPDLSAPAVGSIVGIGATDADLPSEPPPWMVSQPPAVDPDEASRLADFTQPAFSEESVDLEAAAALDEAAAAFAEISFVDDAAQSIEVPDFDESAENETAIDETQTAEADLESLVAELAVSDPGSDEEIPLDDVVPDITIDPADTPSVYRELEALTEIEPAAPAVTPEEAPIDEVVETSGVGIEKDPSSTDQLADAVGEAGEAVTTDSEWAVFEYADEPSEPDAPVFGVTFGKDLPKSAPEDVEDLDAVDLVEDEIEALTDIAEAEPDELVLEADRVDFDSTEADVLATSEPAAVEEPAIKPFAAAAPALESPAIPSPEEPFAESTAQSVVSETAPIEWGSRWQESAQGWVEDEQGRSTWRPIVTTSPILSEWQIDTYLGVVAADVVLGSGPIEVEMPSGRTATIRALVDEAMARGAHAIVGVSTTMASLGGSTVLTATGTAVTLKAQD